The proteins below are encoded in one region of Pseudonocardia sp. DSM 110487:
- the manD gene encoding D-mannonate dehydratase ManD, with protein sequence MSRIERAEVFVASPGRNFVTLRITTSDGVTGLGDATLNGRELAVAAYLREHVVPLLAGRDPARIEDMWQYLYKGAYWRRGPVTMTAISAVDTALWDIKGKVAGLPLYQLLGGRSRDGVMVYAHASGADVPSLLDDVERFLSLGYRAVRAQAAVPDVGGTYGVRKGEGIYEPASTALPDEQPWDTEAYLGFAPTYLEAVRERFGFGFHLLHDVHHRLTPIEAARFGKRLEECRLFWMEDPTPAENQEAFRLIRRHTTTPIAVGEVLSSIWDVQQLITEQLIDYVRTTVVHAGGITHLRRIFDLAALYQVRTGSHGATDLSPVTLAAAVHLDTAVPNFGIQEYMPHAPETMEVFRSGVRFADGMLVPSEEPGLGVEYDAEAAARFPYEPRYLPVARRLDGSVHDW encoded by the coding sequence ATGAGCCGGATCGAACGGGCCGAGGTGTTCGTCGCCTCCCCCGGGCGCAACTTCGTGACGCTGCGGATCACGACCTCGGACGGCGTGACCGGTCTCGGCGACGCCACGCTGAACGGCCGTGAGCTGGCGGTCGCGGCCTACCTGCGCGAGCACGTGGTCCCGCTGCTCGCCGGCCGTGACCCGGCCCGCATCGAGGACATGTGGCAGTACCTCTACAAGGGCGCGTACTGGCGTCGCGGCCCGGTCACGATGACCGCGATCTCGGCCGTCGACACCGCGCTGTGGGACATCAAGGGCAAGGTCGCGGGCCTGCCCCTGTACCAGCTGCTCGGCGGCCGGTCCCGCGACGGCGTCATGGTGTACGCGCACGCCAGCGGCGCCGACGTGCCATCGCTGCTGGACGACGTCGAGCGCTTCCTCTCCCTCGGCTACCGCGCGGTGCGGGCGCAGGCCGCCGTGCCCGACGTCGGCGGCACCTACGGCGTCCGCAAGGGCGAGGGGATCTACGAGCCCGCCTCGACTGCGCTGCCCGACGAGCAACCATGGGACACCGAGGCCTACCTCGGCTTCGCACCGACCTACCTGGAGGCGGTGCGGGAGCGCTTCGGGTTCGGCTTCCACCTGCTGCACGACGTGCACCACCGGCTCACCCCGATCGAGGCGGCCCGGTTCGGCAAGCGGTTGGAGGAGTGCCGGCTCTTCTGGATGGAGGACCCGACGCCCGCGGAGAACCAGGAGGCGTTCCGGCTGATCCGCCGGCACACCACCACCCCGATCGCCGTCGGGGAGGTGCTCAGCTCGATCTGGGACGTGCAACAGCTGATCACCGAGCAGCTGATCGACTACGTGCGCACCACGGTCGTGCACGCCGGCGGCATCACCCACCTGCGGCGGATCTTCGACCTCGCGGCGCTCTACCAGGTGCGCACCGGCTCGCACGGCGCCACCGACCTGTCGCCGGTCACGCTGGCCGCCGCGGTGCACCTCGACACCGCGGTGCCCAACTTCGGCATCCAGGAGTACATGCCGCACGCACCGGAGACGATGGAGGTCTTCCGCTCCGGCGTGCGATTCGCCGACGGGATGCTCGTCCCGTCCGAGGAGCCCGGTCTGGGCGTCGAGTACGACGCCGAGGCCGCCGCCCGGTTCCCCTACGAACCGCGCTACCTGCCCGTCGCCCGCCGGCTCGACGGCTCTGTGCACGACTGGTGA